The following are from one region of the Cinclus cinclus chromosome 7, bCinCin1.1, whole genome shotgun sequence genome:
- the ACTR1A gene encoding alpha-centractin, whose protein sequence is MESYDVIANQPVVIDNGSGVIKAGFAGDQIPKYCFPNYVGRPKHVRVMAGALEGDIFIGPKAEEHRGLLAIRYPMEHGIVKDWNDMERIWQYVYSKDQLQTFSEEHPVLLTEAPLNPRKNRERAAEVFFETFNVPALFISMQAVLSLYATGRTTGVVLDSGDGVTHAVPIYEGFAMPHSIMRIDIAGRDVSRFLRLYLRKEGYDFHTTSEFEIVKTIKERACYLSINPQKDETLETEKAQYYLPDGSTIEIGPARFRAPELLFRPDLIGEECEGLHEVLVFAIQKSDMDLRRTLFSNIVLSGGSTLFKGFGDRLLSEVKKLAPKDVKIRISAPQERLYSTWIGGSILASLDTFKKMWVSKKEYEEDGARAIHRKTF, encoded by the exons TGTGGGCAGACCAAAGCACGTTCGCGTTATGGCTGGTGCTTTAGAAGGGGACATTTTCATTGGTCCAAAGGCAGAG GAGCACAGAGGTCTTCTTGCAATCCGATACCCGATGGAGCATGGCATCGTGAAGGACTGGAATGATATGGAGCGCATCTGGCAGTACGTGTATTCTAAAGACCAACTCCAGACGTTTTCAGAAGAG catcctgtgctgctgacagaaGCACCCCTAAACCCGCGCAAGAACAGAGAGCGTGCTGCTGAGGTGTTTTTTGAGACCTTCAATGTGCCAGCACTATTCATCTCCATGCAAGCTGTGCTTAGCCT CTATGCGACTGGCAGGACCACAGGAGTGGTGCTGGACTCTGGGGATGGCGTCACCCACGCGGTTCCCATCTATGAAGGCTTTGCCATGCCTCACTCCATCATGCGGATTGACATCGCTGGCCGGGATGTCTCCCGCTTCCTGCGTCTCTATCTCCGGAAGGAAGGCTATGACTTCCACACAACCTCTGAGTTTGAGATTGTCAAGACCATCAAGGAG CGTGCCTGCTACCTGTCAATAAACCCCCAGAAGGATGAGACTCTGGAGACTGAGAAGGCTCAATACTACCTGCCAGATGGAAGCACTATTGAG ATTGGCCCTGCCCGTTTCCGAGCCCCAGAGCTCCTGTTCCGGCCGGACCTGATAGGGGAGGAATGTGAAGGACTTCATGAAGTGCTCGTTTTTGCCATTCAAAAGTCAGACATGGATCTGAGGCGAACGCTGTTCTCCAACATTGTGCTGTCTGGAGGCTCCACGCTTTTCAAAG GCTTTGGTGACAGGCTGTTGAGTGAAGTGAAGAAACTAGCTCCGAAGGATGTCAAAATAAGG ATATCGGCTCCTCAAGAGAGATTGTATTCCACGTGGATTGG TGGCTCTATCTTGGCCTCTCTGGACACCTTTAAGAAAATGTGGGTTTCGAAAAAGGAATATGAAGAAGATGGAGCTCGTGCCATCCACCGAAAAACCTTCTAG